CACCATCAGCATATCCGCGTAGTCTTTGAGGTGCGCGGGCTCGTTGAGGAATCTCTCGGCGATCGCGTTGAGCAGCTGATACGCCGCGTCGCGACACCTCTCGTTTATATCCTTGACGCAGAGCACAGCTTCCGGCACGACGGCCTCGAGGAACTTGGTCCCCTCGAGCTGCGGGTGTCGTCTGACGAGATGCGCGAGGCACCGCAGACGCGCTCCTCTACTCGTCCGGACGACGCTACTCGCCGAGGCGATCAGCGTCTTTTGAATCCGGCGCCGGTGCTCGTGCAGGAACCGCTCGCAGATCTCCCTCTCGCTGCCGCATATCTCCTCGAGGAAACGGTAAGCCTTCTTCTGCTCCTTCCGCTTGGTCGCGTTCTTCAAGACCGGCACGCACGCGTCGTAGTACTTGCTCAGCCTGTCGACGTCCGTATAGCCGATCAGCGCTCTCGTCAGATCGTAAACGCTCTCCTTGAAGAAGTCATCCGCGTCGGGCTCGTCGAGCTTGCTCAGCGCTCGATCGAACAGCTCGTTCGCCAAGTCGCTGCTCGCGATCGTCACGTAGGTCTTGATCGTGTCGTACGCGGCGAGGCGCACTCCCTCCTCGTCCGTGCCGCTTGGTCTCGTGGTGTACAGATTGAAGAGGATCGGCAGGTAGTTTTTGGCGAAGCGAGCGAGCTCGGCGCGATCGTCGGCCGCCGCCTTGACAATCAGTTTTCTCAGGGCCGCCATCGCGGGTAGCCTGAGGTCCCTCCGGTCGTTGATGGCTATACCCAACAGCTTGGCGACGTGTTTAAAGTTGTCCTTGACGTCGCTGGCGTCGTTGCATATGCTCGGCAAGATGGACCAGATCTGCGTTACCAAGCACTCGTACGTCTTTCCGTCCGCGGTAGACGCGCTACTCGTCTCGTTCGCTTTTTCCTCGCAGTGCCGAGCGATCGGCAGCAAGACGTCCTTGAAGAGGGCGATGGTGCCACCGGCCGTCGTTACGCAATCCTTGAGCAGCGGGATCATCCAGCTCGCGCGTCTGAGATTTATCTGCTGACAAGGAGCTGGTGGTTGGTTTTCGTCGGTTCGAAGAGGGAGGATGTTCAACACGAGCCGAGGCCCCATCGCCCGGATCGCCGCCCCGATGGCGTACTCCGCCTCACGGTTGTACGCGAACGCGTGGAAATCTCGCAGCGTGCCCAGGGTCTCGACGAGGTTGCCGAGTTGCTCGAGTCTTCCGGCGCGGGCGGCGAGCTTACCGGCGACTTCGAAGAGTACGGCTGTAAGATGAAGGACGTGGCGCCAGGCTCCGAGATAGCGATAGCTCAGCGCCTCGCGCAACGTCTCGACGACGCGCCTCAGGATGGGCTCGTATCTGCCGACTCGCTCCTCGTCCTCGCACAGGCGTGCCACGCCGTCCCGTAGAATGGCCTCGACGGTGTGCGACGCGCCGGCGACGATCTCCGTCCTGTTGGACAGCAAGAGCCCGACGCACCTGTCGAACATTTCCGGCGTAAGGTGATGGAGCGTCGCGAGGACGTCGACCGCGGTCCCCGACTGCGGGGAGGCCCAGGTCCCGACGGCCAGGCGCACCAGGTTGCAGTGAGCCTCCCGCATGACGGCCAACCACGCCAAAGTCGGCTGCGTGTCGTCCGCGGACGGCTGATACGCGTAAAGGGCCTTAATGATACTTGCGTTTTGCGGGAAAGGTAAGGTCGCCTCCGACGGCCTCGCGACCAACAGCCCGTGCAGCGTTTGCAGGCAGCACGACGTTATCAGAACGTTGTTCAACGTCATGATGCTCAACAGACGTTCGCAGATGGTCCTTACGTGTGACTTGGGCAACTGCGACATAATATCTTTCAACAGGGTGAGGATATGCAGAATAGTGGTGGCTCCGAGCGAGGAGCCTGGCTCGCAAGCGGCGTCGAGCTGCGCGACGCAGTGCGTCGCGATATGTCCCGCGGCCGGATGGTGAGtcggcggcgcgggcgcctCGCTCCTCATCACGTCGCTGCCCCGTAGAATGGCGCATATCCCGTGCTGGGCGGACTTGCGGACCTTCGGCTTGGCGTGTGTGACCAAGGACAGGATAGCGTTGAGCAGCTGCGTCGTCGAGGGCGCGATCCAAACGGCAGCCTCCTGCGCTCTCAGCAACACCGAGAGGCAGCCTATGCAATGTCGCAGAACGAGATGGTTCTCGCTTACGATCGCTGACCGCTCGAGAATCCGCAGGAGGGCCTGACTCGTCGGGCCGAATTGCAAGTTGAGGACGTTCCTCGGCACCGTTCTCAGACACATCCCGAGCAGCGAGAGGGTCGCGGCTACGGAGGTGTCGTCCTCTATCGCCTCCAAAGTGCTCATCAACGCGGCAAAGTACTCGGTCGAAGTCTCGTTACCACCGTTCTGCTTGATGACCTCTGTCACGGCCGCGAGCACCGCCAGCATCTCCTTGTGGACGATCGAGCTCGATTGAAAGCGGGCGAGGAACCTGCCGAAGGAAAGGTTGGAGCACGCGCTGTACGTGGTGGCGAACGTGTCGCACGTGATCGTCGTCCTCCCATCCTCTCGGTCCTCTCGGTCCGCGTCCAGGTCGAGCTTCGCGAACCCAGGCTGAATACCTTGGATGGCGTCGTGCTTCCGTAGGTCCTCCTTCGTGATACCTGACGTGCCGGAGCCGGGGAGGTCCTTGAAAAACATGCCAGTCGCTTGCTCGCGATACTTGGTCGTCGCCGGATTGGAACTGGAACTCTGGCCTCTTGCCCATCGCTTTGCCTTCTTTCTACTTGCCAAACGAGGCGCCAGCTTGCCCATCTCTATCTTAATCTTACGTTTCTCTCGCTTTCACCTCGTCTCCAACTCTTCTAACTTGCGGGTCGCGTTCGACTAGCCAGGACCCAGAACGGAGACTGATCGACGTTCGACGTCGCAAACACGGATGCTGAATGATGCTCGCCGTCCTCGGTCCTCGGCGAGTTTCGATCATCGAACGGatcggaaaaaaaatcgaaggaATAGAGGTTAGCTACAGTCGTCCCGCATGTCGCACGTGGTCGCACACgcactcggcactcggcactACGCGGCGCACACTCGCACAGTGCACACTGCGCGACGGCCGCGACTGCGCGCAAACACAGACGTCACAGACTTGGCCGCGTAGTCCATTGAAAATGACCACGCGTCACGCGTGCGTggtaaggctgagtttccactgagcgcgtcacgcgtcgcgtcgtcctagttgaaccaatcaaaacatcccatttcgattccgtcacaagaatgtaatgaaatgggatgtttggattggttaacttgtgacgacgcgacgcgtgacgcgctcagtggaaactcagcctaagggccaatttcaccaaccacagtagttagcaggattgaccaatagaaagcagggtggattcatttctattggtcaatgcTGAACGCGTCCAAATGCGGTCATTCTGAAACTGGCCAGAGAATGCGCAATCTATAgtcattaatatatctatgGTTTTTCGAGCTTTGTTCGGCGTCGCGGTGTGAGCGGTGAGCGGTGTGAGGTGTGAGTCGTGTGACACGACTGACACGTATTGACACGTACGGCGTGTGCGGAAGCGTGTGTGATATGTggtctttatttctttcaacgACGGTTCAACATTGCCAGATACGTGTCTAGATTTGTATCGAGTAGAGTGCTGAAGAATACTGTGTCCAGTTCATTGAAAAGGAAGCAGAAAACGATTCGTACGCCTCGTGCATGTTTTCCGATCGGTTCGTATTACGACGATCGATCTACGTTCACGCCTGAAATCCTACGCGTCGATATAATGCCAGAGGTGGAGCGTACGACCGAGGACGGCGGGGACGATGAGCGTTGCCAGGTTGAATATCTGGAGACGCCGGTCAAGTCGGAGAACGACGAGAAGGAATATAGGTGAGAGCCTGAGAGCCGGCGTGGCGTCGGGCCTCGGGCCTCTGGCCTCGGGCCTAGACCCGGACTGCCCAGTAACAAACATACGTTCGATCGAacgtatcttttattttttgagagAAACTCCATGACCCTTTTTTTCCGGGATAGGATTTGTTTGTCACAAACTGATGGTTGCTCCACGTCGCAGGGAGACCGTTGACTCCGATCAGATTTTcctggaaatattattttgtgacTGTGTTATCTACGTTGAAATATACTGTAGACACGCGCCTACTAGTGTAAACACGTGTAACATATTACTGATAGTTTCAGTTCTCCACGTTGCTCCATTTGTTTGGAAACGACGTTATGCTCTTTGTTGTGTTTTATCATCACGCGTATATAGCTTAGATAGAATCAGGCGTGCTtgtctctttaattttatgtacgaATAAGATATATCAACTTTTGTGGCACGCACGTTTGTACGTTATTTaagatgtatattattttttattatcttgatatatttttgagaGTCCATTTGAGTAAGAGtccatttctttatttgtttacgAACgtgttgaataatatatattaaatataatatattttaccacGTTTCACTGACTTCCATTTATTCTATTATCATTTGTTTTCTCTTCCAACGTTAGAGTCATCAGATTACCAAATGGTTTAACAGCTTTGCTAATATCCGATGTACATTCAAAAACGTGTGCGGCTCAAGATGAAGATGATCGGGATAAAGGTATAAGCCATGGATCCAAATATATTACGTTGAAAAATAGGATATGTaacaaataacatataaatgtatgtgtacATTCATATGAATACGTATTTATAAAGATGTTTGTGTCATTTTTTAATGGGTATAGAATCTAGCGAAGATGAAACTGAGGATGAGGAAAGTAACGAAGAAgatgaagaggaagaagagaatgACAtagatgacgatgacgatacCAGTGATGACGATGAAGATTTTTCAACACTTAAACGAGTTAAGAGAGATGAAAAGAAGGTACAAACAAAACGATGTGGTTTGCACTTTGCGGACGATACTTTGcgtcactttttttttttacataatctaTTATCAAAAATTCCGTGAGGTTGTAATATCGAAGATGGACCAACAAAATCATAAAATGTCTTCTCAAGACCTAAGAGTATCTCTCGTACTAACACGAAGATAAGAGACCTAAAAAAACCTGTCAGTTTTATCACAagtttttgtttgaaaaatttatattctctcCCCATCTTCAGGAGGGTTTCCATAGATTTACGTCCAAGTGTGTGACTCAAATTGAACGTATTTCTATTTGGGATCATTCCCGTGCGTGTCCTACgtttatttctctatttaacataccatatttcatatattgaCTCGAACAGATCAACGCAAATACCGTGCGTGCATATGTGTATCACGACACATATGTTTCTCTCAAATACGTTAttcagttttatatatatatatatgtatatataatatacactttttttaaataggcAGCATGTGGCTTATGTGTGGGAGTAGGCAGTTTTAGCGATCCACCGCAAGTTCCAGGCATGGCACATTTTCTCGAACACATGGTTTTCATGGGATCCGAAAAATATCCACAAGTATTGAAACATGATGCGTGACGTCAACTCGTACTTGCgtgtacatttaaatat
The Temnothorax longispinosus isolate EJ_2023e chromosome 7, Tlon_JGU_v1, whole genome shotgun sequence DNA segment above includes these coding regions:
- the LOC139815573 gene encoding RRP12-like protein; translated protein: MGKLAPRLASRKKAKRWARGQSSSSNPATTKYREQATGMFFKDLPGSGTSGITKEDLRKHDAIQGIQPGFAKLDLDADREDREDGRTTITCDTFATTYSACSNLSFGRFLARFQSSSIVHKEMLAVLAAVTEVIKQNGGNETSTEYFAALMSTLEAIEDDTSVAATLSLLGMCLRTVPRNVLNLQFGPTSQALLRILERSAIVSENHLVLRHCIGCLSVLLRAQEAAVWIAPSTTQLLNAILSLVTHAKPKVRKSAQHGICAILRGSDVMRSEAPAPPTHHPAAGHIATHCVAQLDAACEPGSSLGATTILHILTLLKDIMSQLPKSHVRTICERLLSIMTLNNVLITSCCLQTLHGLLVARPSEATLPFPQNASIIKALYAYQPSADDTQPTLAWLAVMREAHCNLVRLAVGTWASPQSGTAVDVLATLHHLTPEMFDRCVGLLLSNRTEIVAGASHTVEAILRDGVARLCEDEERVGRYEPILRRVVETLREALSYRYLGAWRHVLHLTAVLFEVAGKLAARAGRLEQLGNLVETLGTLRDFHAFAYNREAEYAIGAAIRAMGPRLVLNILPLRTDENQPPAPCQQINLRRASWMIPLLKDCVTTAGGTIALFKDVLLPIARHCEEKANETSSASTADGKTYECLVTQIWSILPSICNDASDVKDNFKHVAKLLGIAINDRRDLRLPAMAALRKLIVKAAADDRAELARFAKNYLPILFNLYTTRPSGTDEEGVRLAAYDTIKTYVTIASSDLANELFDRALSKLDEPDADDFFKESVYDLTRALIGYTDVDRLSKYYDACVPVLKNATKRKEQKKAYRFLEEICGSEREICERFLHEHRRRIQKTLIASASSVVRTSRGARLRCLAHLVRRHPQLEGTKFLEAVVPEAVLCVKDINERCRDAAYQLLNAIAERFLNEPAHLKDYADMLMVGLSGERAYVSASLLALASVTYRHNDSLGTEIVAEILGHACTILTSPTREIAESALSYVKVYLNVTPSDVIAPTLPRIVDALSRMTEDCKRHFRQKVRDIFTKLIRKYGFGPIASMVPASDVTLHKRLKNINKIEDAKRRKRELERARKLEQETADEDVDLVRRGPKSIEEILADSDEEFQATENEEEARRSKKRTPGKDAWIQETEDDIVDLADPAAARNITTTQPGVSNLKIPEKKVKDRGFATAPDGRLIIRDDNERDSDAEERTKKKKRKTSFSQSDSEDDYKDEDDVSVVTTKTAGKKRKYSSSTLDAMSLKSRSTSRYRAGGSGIHRPLKATKVDCEPGSEYRATKARGDIKRKGKPDPYAYVPLTRSILNKRKKKKNAGKFQSIVSGTKKGARAGLRNKRRKR